A single Methanocorpusculum vombati DNA region contains:
- a CDS encoding GHMP kinase — MTIMKIRGGDLDLVEYEFSSFYPGECLHTADITLAHEPCPTGDTIIARAPARIHLSVLDMNRFSPGTPGGGGLGFAIQIYCEAAVSCTDRDIIIDSPRKLLIEHLAAAFKAVTGYTGGFRIKAEDHGREHVGLGSTCTIATAVVTAMNEATGCPLSAEDVRMVIGHNYVEETDEEGKVAFGFETGVGSAASIFGGMTFVGDRLTRIYSHPFAEGKNVFIVIPRIHAEDDNAGLEEFTLLMNRARTLDYRDRELKAYLLMMDMIPSLARGNLKRMGDTMWEIEFRGSKRAEVQHHTFILYSHMNALRHAGLEFVAMSSVGPSICIVTEKSAAEVQPVLAPLGLEIAVETKVDNTGIVVTRT; from the coding sequence ATGACCATCATGAAGATTCGGGGTGGAGATCTCGATCTCGTCGAGTATGAGTTCAGCTCATTTTACCCGGGCGAATGCCTGCACACCGCAGACATCACCCTCGCCCATGAACCCTGCCCGACAGGAGACACCATAATAGCCCGTGCCCCCGCACGCATCCACCTCTCCGTACTTGACATGAACCGGTTCAGCCCCGGCACCCCCGGCGGCGGCGGACTCGGCTTTGCCATCCAGATCTACTGCGAAGCAGCCGTCTCCTGCACAGACCGTGACATCATCATCGACTCGCCCCGCAAACTTCTTATCGAACACCTCGCCGCCGCCTTCAAAGCAGTCACCGGCTACACCGGCGGCTTTCGCATCAAAGCCGAAGACCACGGCCGCGAACACGTAGGCCTCGGCTCAACCTGCACCATTGCAACCGCCGTCGTCACCGCCATGAACGAAGCAACCGGCTGCCCCTTAAGCGCCGAAGACGTTCGTATGGTCATCGGCCACAACTACGTCGAAGAAACCGACGAAGAAGGCAAAGTCGCATTCGGCTTCGAAACCGGCGTAGGATCCGCCGCCAGCATCTTCGGCGGCATGACCTTCGTCGGCGACCGGCTTACCCGCATCTACAGCCACCCCTTCGCCGAAGGAAAAAACGTCTTCATCGTCATCCCCAGAATTCACGCCGAAGACGACAACGCCGGCCTCGAAGAGTTCACCCTCCTCATGAACCGCGCCCGAACCCTCGACTACCGCGACCGTGAACTCAAAGCCTACCTCCTCATGATGGACATGATCCCCTCCCTCGCCCGGGGCAACCTCAAACGCATGGGCGACACCATGTGGGAGATCGAATTCCGCGGCTCAAAACGTGCCGAAGTCCAGCATCACACCTTCATCCTCTACAGCCACATGAACGCCCTGCGGCATGCAGGCCTCGAGTTCGTGGCCATGAGCTCGGTCGGCCCCTCCATCTGCATCGTCACCGAAAAATCGGCTGCCGAAGTGCAGCCGGTTCTTGCCCCGCTGGGTCTTGAAATCGCCGTCGAAACAAAAGTGGACAACACCGGAATCGTTGTCACCCGGACCTGA
- a CDS encoding NAD-dependent epimerase/dehydratase family protein, giving the protein MHCIVTGGAGFIGSHLVDLLLSRGDSVTVIDSMVAGRMMNLEHNIGALASFRHADLLDDGWQDLFAGADRVYHIAADPDVRGSARKSFEVYQNNVTATVRVLEAMKEHGVKEIVFTSTSTVYGEAAVIPTPENYAPMVPISIYGASKLACEAMISAYAATYGMKAWVYRFANIIGSRSTHGVIYDFVQKLRKDPTQLEILGDGRQSKSYLAVENCVAAMVYAPTVSDGTFNVFNIGSEDWVSVRRIAELIVEEMDLKNVSFHFTGGDRGWVGDVPMMRLSVEKLKATGWEPGITSEESVRRAIRATLDE; this is encoded by the coding sequence ATGCACTGTATTGTTACCGGCGGTGCCGGATTTATCGGCTCGCATCTCGTGGACCTCCTCCTCTCCCGGGGCGACTCAGTCACGGTTATCGACTCCATGGTCGCCGGCCGGATGATGAACCTCGAACACAATATCGGCGCTCTCGCATCCTTCCGGCACGCCGACCTCCTCGACGACGGCTGGCAGGACCTCTTTGCCGGAGCCGACCGCGTCTATCACATCGCCGCCGACCCGGACGTCCGCGGATCCGCCCGGAAATCATTTGAAGTGTACCAGAATAACGTGACCGCAACCGTTCGTGTCCTGGAAGCCATGAAAGAACACGGCGTCAAAGAGATCGTCTTCACCTCCACCTCTACCGTCTACGGCGAAGCAGCCGTCATCCCGACGCCGGAGAATTACGCCCCCATGGTGCCCATCTCCATCTACGGCGCAAGCAAACTCGCCTGCGAAGCCATGATCTCAGCGTATGCAGCAACCTACGGCATGAAAGCCTGGGTGTACCGGTTTGCAAACATTATCGGTTCCCGGAGCACCCACGGAGTGATTTATGATTTCGTGCAGAAGCTCCGGAAAGATCCCACACAGTTGGAAATCCTCGGTGACGGCCGGCAGAGCAAATCCTATCTGGCAGTGGAAAACTGCGTCGCAGCAATGGTCTACGCCCCAACCGTCTCGGACGGGACGTTTAATGTGTTTAATATCGGATCTGAAGACTGGGTGAGTGTCAGGCGGATTGCCGAACTCATCGTCGAAGAAATGGATCTGAAAAACGTCTCCTTCCACTTTACCGGCGGCGACCGCGGCTGGGTAGGCGACGTCCCCATGATGCGGCT